The Schizosaccharomyces pombe strain 972h- genome assembly, chromosome: I genome contains a region encoding:
- the tef102 gene encoding translation elongation factor EF-1 alpha Ef1a-b, translating to MGKEKGHINVVVIGHVDSGKSTTTGHLIYKCGGIDKRTIEKFEKEATELGKGSFKYAWVLDKLKAERERGITIDIALWKFETPKYNVTVIDAPGHRDFIKNMITGTSQADCAILIIGGGTGEFEAGISKDGQTREHALLAYTLGVKQLIVAVNKMDTTGWSQARFEEIVKETSNFIKKVGFNPKTVPFVPVSGFQGDNMIEPTTNMPWYQGWQKETKAGVVKGKTLLEAIDSIEPPARPTDKPLRLPLQDVYKIGGIGTVPVGRVETGVIKPGMIVTFAPAGVTTEVKSVEMHHESLDAGLPGDNVGFNVKNVSVKDIRRGNVCGDSKNDPPMGCASFTAQVIILNHPGQISAGYSPVLDCHTAHIACKFAELIEKIDRRSGKKIEESPKFVKSGDACIAKMVPSKPMCVEAFTDYAPLGRFAVRDMRQTVAVGVIKAVEKVAPGAAKVTKAAVKAGAKK from the coding sequence ATGGGCAAAGAAAAGGGACATATTAACGTCGTTGTTATCGGTCACGTCGATTCTGGTAAGTCTACCACCACTGGTCACTTGATTTACAAGTGCGGTGGTATTGACAAGCGTACCATTGAAAAATTCGAGAAGGAAGCTACCGAGTTGGGTAAGGGTTCCTTCAAGTACGCCTGGGTTTTGGACAAGCTCAAGGCCGAGCGTGAACGTGGTATCACCATCGACATTGCCCTTTGGAAGTTCGAGACTCCCAAGTACAATGTTACTGTCATTGATGCCCCCGGTCACCGTGATTTCATCAAGAACATGATTACCGGTACTTCTCAAGCTGACTGTGCTATCCTTATTATTGGTGGTGGTACTGGTGAATTCGAGGCTGGTATCTCCAAGGATGGTCAAACCCGTGAGCACGCTTTGCTTGCTTACACCTTGGGTGTCAAGCAACTTATTGTTGCCGTCAACAAGATGGACACCACTGGCTGGTCCCAAGCTCGTTTCGAGGAAATCGTTAAGGAGACCTCCAACTTCATCAAGAAGGTCGGTTTCAACCCCAAGACCGTTCCTTTCGTCCCTGTCTCCGGTTTCCAAGGTGATAACATGATTGAGCCCACCACCAACATGCCCTGGTACCAAGGCTGGCAAAAGGAGACCAAGGCTGGTGTCGTCAAGGGTAAGACTCTTTTGGAGGCTATTGACTCCATTGAGCCCCCTGCACGTCCCACTGACAAGCCTCTTCGTCTTCCCCTTCAAGATGTTTACAAGATCGGTGGTATTGGTACAGTTCCCGTCGGTCGTGTCGAGACTGGTGTTATCAAGCCCGGTATGATTGTCACCTTCGCTCCCGCTGGTGTCACTACCGAAGTCAAGTCTGTTGAGATGCACCACGAGTCTCTCGACGCTGGTCTTCCCGGTGACAACGTTGGTTTCAACGTCAAGAACGTTTCCGTCAAGGATATTCGCCGTGGTAACGTCTGTGGTGACTCCAAGAACGATCCTCCCATGGGTTGTGCTAGCTTCACCGCTCAAGTCATCATTCTTAACCACCCCGGTCAAATCTCTGCTGGTTACTCTCCTGTTTTGGATTGCCACACTGCTCACATTGCTTGCAAGTTCGCTGAGCTCATTGAGAAGATTGACCGTCGTTCCGGTAAGAAGATTGAGGAGTCCCCCAAGTTTGTCAAGTCTGGTGATGCTTGCATTGCTAAGATGGTTCCTTCCAAGCCCATGTGTGTTGAAGCTTTCACTGACTACGCTCCTCTTGGTCGTTTCGCTGTCCGTGACATGCGTCAAACCGTCGCTGTCGGTGTCATCAAGGCTGTCGAGAAGGTTGCTCCTGGTGCCGCCAAGGTCACCAAGGCCGCTGTTAAGGCTGGTGCCAAGAAGTAA
- the rpl1602 gene encoding 60S ribosomal protein uL13, producing MSEFQKVVVIDAKGHLLGRLASVVAKQLLGGQKVVVVRCEELNISGHFFRNKLKYLAYLRKACRYNPSRGAFHFRAPSRIFQKAVRGMLPHKTARGQAALEHLQAVEGIPPPFDKQKRVVVPAALRVLRLKPGRKYCTVGRLSSEVGWKYSDIVSKLEERRKVKSAAFYQAKLAKQKKIASAKAASSVNGKLAEFGY from the exons ATGTCGGAATTCCAGAAGGTCGTTGTGATTGACGCTAAGGG ACATCTCCTTGGACGTTTGGCATCTGTTGTCGCCAAGCAACTTTTGGGCGGCCAGAAGGTTGTTGTAGTTCGCTGTGAAGAATTGAATATTTCCGGCCATTTCTTCCGTAACAAGCTCAAGTACCTTGCCTATTTGCGTAAGGCTTGCCGTTACAACCCCAGCCGTGGTGCCTTCCACTTCCGTGCTCCCTCTCGCATTTTCCAAAAGGCTGTTCGTGGTATGCTTCCCCACAAGACTGCTCGTGGCCAAGCTGCCTTGGAACACTTACAAGCTGTTGAAGGTATTCCCCCTCCTTTCGACAAGCAAAAGCGTGTTGTCGTCCCTGCTGCCCTCCGTGTTTTACGCCTTAAGCCTGGACGTAAATACTGCACCGTCGGTCGCCTTTCTTCTGAGGTCGGATGGAAATACAGCGACATTGTCTCCAAATTGGAAGAACGCAGAAAGGTCAAGAGCGCTGCTTTCTACCAAGCTAAGCTCGccaaacaaaagaagattGCATCTGCCAAAGCTGCCTCTTCTGTTAACGGAAAGCTTGCTGAATTCGGTTACTAA
- the frs1 gene encoding phenylalanine--tRNA (Phe) ligase beta subunit Frs1, translating into MPTISCDKEELYKALGREYTTQEFDELCFQFGIELDEDTTNDPERSPSERPSLKIDIPANRYDMLCLEGIAQALNVFNRRMATPQYKLLPSTTSLTISPETSEIRPYAAAAILRGVKLDPIRYQSFIALQDKLHANLCRNRTLVAIGTHDFSVMEGPFTYEALKPEEINFVPLNQTQEINGSNLLEFYKDSKHLSRYLHIIANSPRYPVILDAKRRVCSLPPIINSEFSKISVDTRDIFIDVTATDKTKLEIVVNMMTTMFSCYCEEPFTIEPVNIISEHNGCTRVTPNLNPTCFKADIDYLNEACGLSLPEDEICHLLTRMMLTAKPNPNDSKTLLVYVPPLRADILHQCDIMEDLGIAYGYDNLKHTYPAHSVTFGKPFEVNRLADIIRNEVAYAGWSEVMPFILCSHDENYAWLRKTDDSKAVQLANPKTLEFQVVRSSLLPGILKTVRENKNHALPIKIFEVSDVAFCDYSRERMTRNERHLCAIFAGLNSGFEQIHGLLDRVMLMLNTKRIMNPKDSDAVGYWIEAEDDSTFFPGRCAAVYYRKDFGTAGIRVGVFGVLHPLVLEKFELTSAASAVEIDLTLWV; encoded by the exons ATGCCTACCATCAGCTGTGACAAGGAAGAGCTGTACAAGGCCCTAGGAAGAGAGTACA CAACTCAAGAGTTTGATGAACTCTGCTTCCAATTTGGAATTGAGCTTGATGAAGACACTACAAATGACCCAGAAAGAAGTCCTTCTGAGCGtccttctttaaaaattgacaTTCCGGCAAATCGCTACGATATGCTCTGCTTAGAAGGAATCGCCCAGGCTTTGAATGTGTTTAATCGTCGCATGGCTACTCCTCAATACAAATTACTTCCTTCCACCACTTCACTCACAATTTCCCCTGAAACCTCGGAAATTCGTCCTTATGCCGCTGCAGCTATCTTACGAGGTGTGAAGCTTGATCCCATTCGTTACCAGAGCTTCATTGCCTTACAAGACAAGTTACATGCAAATTTGTGTAGAAACCGTACCCTTGTAGCCATTGGTACCCATGACTTCTCTGTAATGGAAGGTCCGTTTACCTACGAGGCATTAAAACCCGAAGAGATCAATTTCGTTCCTTTGAATCAAACCCAGGAAATCAATGGTTCTAATTTATTAGAATTTTACAAGGATAGTAAACATCTTTCCCGTTATTTACACATCATTGCCAACTCTCCCAGATATCCTGTAATTTTGGATGCTAAGAGAAGGGTTTGCTCACTTCCCCCTATCATTAATAGTGAGTTCAGTAAGATCAGTGTGGATACCCGGGACATCTTCATCGATGTTACCGCAACCGATAAAACTAAACTCGAAATTGTTGTCAACATGATGACCACGATGTTCTCTTGTTACTGTGAAGAGCCTTTTACCATTGAGCCTGTTAATATCATATCTGAGCACAATGGGTGTACTCGTGTTACTCCTAATTTGAATCCTACATGTTTTAAAGCTGATATCGACTATTTGAACGAAGCCTGTGGATTGTCCCTTCCCGAAGATGAGATCTGTCATTTGTTGACCCGAATGATGCTTACAGCAAAGCCCAACCCAAATGATTCCAAGACTCTTTTGGTATACGTTCCACCCTTGCGCGCTGATATTCTTCACCAGTGTGATATTATGGAGGATCTTGGCATTGCTTATGGATATGACAATTTGAAACACACTTATCCTGCTCATAGTGTTACATTTGGCAAGCCTTTTGAGGTTAATCGACTAGCTGACATTATTCGTAATGAAGTTGCATATGCTGGGTGGTCCGAGGTCATGCCTTTCATCCTTTGCTCCCATGACGAGAATTATGCATGGCTTCGAAAGACTGATGATTCAAAAGCTGTTCAACTTGCAAATCCCAAGACTTTAGAATTTCAAGTTGTTCGTTCAAGCTTGCTTCCTggtattttgaaaacgGTTCGCGAGAACAAAAATCATGCTTTACcgattaaaatatttgaagtCAGCGACGTAGCCTTTTGTGATTATTCCAGAGAGCGCATGACTCGTAATGAGCGTCATCTTTGCGCCATTTTTGCAGGTTTGAACTCTGGTTTTGAACAAATTCATGGCTTGTTAGATCGTGTGATGCTTATGTTAAATACTAAACGCATCATGAATCCCAAAGATTCCGATGCTGTGGGATACTGGATCGAGGCTGAGGACGACAGCACCTTTTTCCCAGGTCGATGTGCAGCAGTGTACTATCGTAAAGATTTTGGTACTGCTGGAATTCGCGTTGGTGTATTTGGTGTTCTCCATCCCCTTGTTTTAGAGAAGTTTGAACTCACTTCTGCTGCTTCCGCtgttgaaattgatttgaCACTTTGGGTTTAG
- the new11 gene encoding Schizosaccharomyces specific protein New11, which translates to MMPIPGSQALRKVSATEVLDLLVEHELAFPSEFFEELSNLSFSEKQTALSNPKTQVYTKGVFAAGQVAQRCIAGCLRKGNPNYWKSQQVVNAWARLFPRLRFLSRQQISGTQEIEVKFLPDNLGDNKDTCHLCGLSADDSVATLAPAEMLIRSQGAFWHEGCLKYYKHHFSK; encoded by the exons ATGA TGCCTATACCTGGTTCTCAGGCATTGAGAAAGGTGTCTGCGACAGAGGTACTTGATTTACTTGTTGAACATGAGTTGGCCTTTCCGAgcgaattttttgaagagtTGTCGAATTTATCATTCTCTGAAAAACAAACGGCGTTAAGCAACCCCAAAACTCAGGTTTACACCAAAGGGGTGTTCGCTGCAGGACAGGTTGCTCAAAGGTGTATTGCGGGTTGTTTAAGGAAAGGCAATCCTAATTACTGGAAATCTCAACAGGTCGTAAATGCATGGGCGCGATTGTTTCCTCGTCTGCGCTTCCTGTCCCGTCAGCAAATTTCGGGAACTCAGGAGATTGAAGTCAAGTTTTTACCAGACAATTTAGGAGATAATAAGGACACTTGTCATTTATGTGGTTTATCTGCCGATGACTCCGTCGCTACTTTGGCACCTGCTGAAATGCTCATACGGAGTCAAGGAGCTTTTTGGCATGAAGGCTGCTTGAAGTATTATAAGCAccatttttctaaatag
- a CDS encoding cystathionine gamma-synthase-like protein codes for MTHTPSFDLSDIKSTLSTNVLHADDAYALENDVAPPIHISTTYTYPGTPDTLQPFTKLAEEDFPYYARISGNNVDRAEASLSSVLGAPSVVYSSGLAAIYGLLSYLNPKHIAVHKPGFGGYSGTIQIIARINRLTGLETSFIDGKCDAIGEGDVIWLETPLNPLGIAFDIPFYKELAKKKGAILVVDSTFAPPPIQDALVLGADYVVHSATKYLAGHSDVLAGVTASKDRSKILDLKADRAYLGTILHPQQAFLLLRSLRTFPLRIAKHSENGFLVAQHLNKLATDEQFATSLGIDSSLILEVYHNSLQTKEFVAKNLTGGHASCFSVLLKSDTVAKHLCCELKYFHHATSLGSVESLIEWRRMTDSKIDPRLVRLSIGIEDAADLIADLNRVFASLS; via the coding sequence ATGACTCACACTCCTTCGTTCGATCTCTCTGACATCAAGTCCACATTAAGTACTAATGTACTGCATGCCGATGATGCTTATGCATTAGAAAATGATGTGGCTCCTCCCATCCATATTTCTACTACTTATACTTATCCCGGTACTCCTGACACTCTTCAGCCTTTCACCAAACTAGCGGAGGAAGACTTTCCATACTATGCCCGTATCAGCGGCAACAATGTTGATCGAGCTGAAGCTTCGTTGAGCAGTGTTCTTGGTGCACCTTCTGTTGTTTACTCATCTGGTTTGGCTGCTATTTACGGACTGTTGTCGTATTTAAATCCCAAACACATCGCCGTTCATAAACCCGGTTTCGGTGGTTATTCAGGCACAATCCAAATTATTGCACGCATCAATCGTCTAACCGGTTTAGAAACCTCATTTATTGATGGCAAATGCGATGCCATCGGTGAAGGTGATGTTATATGGTTGGAAACTCCTTTGAATCCTTTAGGTATTGCCTTTGACATTCCTTTTTACAAGGAACTggcaaaaaagaagggtGCCATACTTGTTGTGGATTCTACTTTTGCACCACCCCCTATCCAGGATGCACTTGTTTTAGGTGCTGATTATGTAGTTCACTCGGCGACTAAATATCTAGCCGGCCACAGCGATGTTTTGGCTGGAGTCACAGCCTCGAAAGATAGATCCAAGATCCTTGATTTGAAAGCAGATCGTGCTTATCTTGGCACAATTTTACATCCTCAGCAAGCATTCTTACTCTTGCGCTCTCTTCGTACCTTTCCTCTTCGCATCGCAAAACACAGTGAAAACGGATTTTTGGTTGCCCAACATTTGAACAAGTTGGCTACCGATGAGCAATTTGCTACTAGCCTAGGAATTGATAGTAGCCTGATTTTGGAGGTTTACCATAACTCCTTGCAGACCAAGGAATTTGTCGCTAAAAATTTGACTGGCGGTCATGCATCTTGCTTTTCTGTTCTACTTAAATCTGACACAGTTGCTAAGCATTTGTGCTGCGAGTTGAAATATTTCCATCACGCTACTTCGTTGGGTAGTGTGGAAAGTTTGATTGAATGGCGAAGAATGACGGATTCCAAGATTGATCCTAGACTTGTTCGCTTGTCCATTGGTATTGAAGACGCTGCTGACTTGATTGCCGATTTGAATCGTGTCTTTGCATCTTTAAGTTAA
- the sec20 gene encoding SNARE protein Sec20, translating into MADVLNALEEKVVELQQSESVEVIKRHFREFRKIWETARVELEYSSIQLDSVLRYEKAVQEYIRLNRRYRNKIASGEPWLPIAQEIGKIVDEEEITSPSDGSLQKRSMDNSGSWQSDDIYLTSASQVTAAMRDIHAQMVQAVDMSAENAMELSSSTNLLETLQEKYFGVEDVLYTSKRIIKSLKLSDRSDYFLVVSGFGFFIFVVVYLLFKRIVWPILSMFLWFLR; encoded by the coding sequence ATGGCCGACGTTCTGAATGCActagaagaaaaagttgttGAATTACAACAGTCAGAAAGCGTTGAAGTTATTAAAAGGCATTTTCGAGAgtttagaaaaatatggGAAACTGCAAGGGTAGAGCTTGAATACTCATCCATTCAGCTAGACTCAGTTCTACGATATGAAAAGGCTGTACAAGAATACATTCGGTTGAACAGAAGATATCGGAATAAGATTGCTAGTGGTGAACCATGGTTGCCTATCGCACAAGAAATAGGTAAGATTGTAGATGAAGAGGAAATTACCTCACCAAGTGATGGTTCTCTTCAAAAGCGTTCAATGGATAACTCTGGTTCGTGGCAATCTGATGATATTTATCTTACAAGCGCCAGTCAGGTCACGGCGGCTATGCGTGATATTCACGCACAAATGGTACAGGCAGTGGATATGAGTGCCGAAAATGCAATGGAGTTGTCTTCGAGTACCAACTTGTTAGAAACTCTACAAGAGAAATATTTTGGTGTAGAGGACGTTTTATATACAAGTAAACGGATAATCAAATCGCTCAAATTAAGTGATCGAAGTGATTACTTTTTAGTCGTCTCGGGATTTGGGTTCTTCATATTTGTGGTTGTCTATCTTCTCTTCAAGCGAATTGTCTGGCCTATTCTTTCTATGTTTCTTTGGTTTCTTCGGtga
- the rtr1 gene encoding RNA polymerase II CTD phosphatase Rtr1, with protein MNKKSILKKPKNAQSTQEKQLITWSKSLIDEARSRLQYDFFALEWIEKLVDPVSLETLEEARKYLRKSDYDQVVKERKLVNLCGYPVCPYEPKQQTRYKLEDSGMKVYGGLNYYCSKDCFLKSCQYMVELSDEPLWIREDAREAMKQHLDPRQDEAFRKELENKKIEDVRLLLQALPVGYKAKVGEIVEHPLANEQS; from the coding sequence atgaacaaaaaatcaattctCAAAAAGCCGAAAAATGCTCAAAGCACTCaagaaaagcaattgaTCACGTGGTCGAAGAGTCTTATAGATGAAGCACGCAGTCGACTTCagtatgatttttttgccCTCGAATGGATTGAAAAGCTGGTTGATCCGGTTTCCCTAGAAACTTTAGAGGAAGCTCGTAAATACCTTCGAAAAAGTGATTACGATCAAGTGGTGAAGGAGCGTAAACTCGTCAATCTGTGCGGTTATCCCGTTTGTCCTTATGAACCTAAGCAGCAAACTAGGTATAAATTAGAAGATTCAGGAATGAAGGTCTACGGTGGACTCAACTATTATTGCTCGAAGGATTGCTTTCTAAAAAGTTGTCAATATATGGTTGAGTTGAGCGACGAACCATTATGGATACGTGAAGATGCTCGCGAAGCTATGAAACAACATCTCGATCCTCGTCAAGATGAAGCATTTCGTAAAGAGttggaaaacaaaaaaattgaagatgTACGCTTACTCCTGCAAGCGTTGCCTGTGGGTTATAAGGCAAAAGTTGGTGAAATCGTTGAACATCCTTTGGCTAATGAACAATCATAA